GGCCGGGCGGAGCGGACTGGACGTGGTGGTGGTGAATCCGACCGCGCCGATCGGAGAACAGGACATCAAGCCCACCCCGACCGGTCGGATCGTGGTGGACTTCTTAAAGAAGAAGTTCCCGGCCTACGTGGATACGGGCATGAACCTGGTGGACGTGGCCGAGGTAGCGAAGGGGCATCTGCTGGCGGCGGAGAAGGCGCGTCCGGGGGAACGGTACATCCTGGGCGGCGAGAACCTGACGCTGAAGCAGATCCTGGACAAGCTGGCAGCGATCACCGGCCTGCCCTCGCCAAGAGTGAAGCTCCCGTACGCGGTGGCGCTGGCAGCGGGGGTGGTGGACACGGTGGTGACGGGCCGTTTGCTGAGGCGCGAACCGCGCGTGACTCTGGACGCGGTCCGCATGGGGCGTAAGAAGATGTTTGCGTCTTCGGCCAAGGCCGAACGCGAACTGGGTTGGAAGACGGTCGCCGTGGACGGCGCGCTGCGCCGCGCGGTGGAATGGTTCCGGGCACATGGATATGCCTAAGATCGGCATCATTACGGCGATGCCTCGCGAGGTCGCAGGGCTGGTGAGGAACTGGCGGAGCGTCACGCTGGGATCGCGGGGCAGGAACTGGAACGCGTTCCAGACTGAGCGCGCGGTATTGGTATGTGCCGGGATCGGTCCACTGCCCGCAGGCCGGGCCGCCGAAGCGGTTGCCAAGCAGGGTGTGGAGGTGTTGATCTCAGCCGGCTTCGCCGGAGCGCTGGTGCCTCGTATGCGAGCGGGAGCCCCGTTCACGCCGGAGGTGGTGGTGGACGCGGAAACCGGCGCGCGCTTCCGGGCCGTGTTCGGGGGCGGGGTGCTGGCGAGCGCCACGCGGGTGCTGCGCGAGGAGGAGAAATCCGACCTGGCGCACAGATACGACGCCCAGTGCGTGGACATGGAAGCCGCCACCGTGGCGGCGGTGGCGGATCGCCATGGCTGCGGGTTCCTGGCGGTGAAGGCGATCTCCGACACGCTGGAATTTCCCCTGCCACCGGTCGAGCCGTTCATCGACGCGGAGGGCAGGTTCCAGGAGGCGAAGTTCGTGGGCCATGTGGCGTTGCGGCCCCACCTGTGGAGGAGTGTGGCCCGGCTGGCCGCGAACCAGCGCAAGGCCGCGCAAACGATCTGCGGCGTGCTGGACGCGATCCTTCAGATCGATGACCTCCGCAGCGTACGCGGCAAGCTCAGACCAAGCATGAAGTTCTTGTAGATGACCGTCGCAGCACAACCCGTAACAGGCACCCGCCGGGATGCGATCCCGGGAACGATGCTCGCGGCGGTGTACCACGGCAAGGGCGATGTGCGCCTGGAAGCTGTACCCGTACCGCAGGCCGGGCCAGGCGAGATCCTGATCCGCGTCCATACCTGCGGCATTTGCGGGACGGACTTGAAGAAGATCTCCACCGGGTCGCACTCAGCGCCCCGCATCTTCGGCCACGAGACGGCGGGCATAGTGGCGGCGGTGGGCGACGGGGTGACCGCGGTCACCGTCGGAGACCGGGTAATGGCCTTCCACCACATCCCCTGCGGTGAGTGCTACTACTGCCGGCACAAGGTGTTCGCCCAGTGCGCGGTGTACAAGAAGGTGGGATGTACGGCCGGGTTCGAGCCCAGTGGCGGCGGATTCGCCGAGTACGTACGGGTCATGGATTGGATCGTCCGCAAGGGCGTGGTCAAGATCCCGGATGGCGTCTCTTACGAGCAGGCGTCGTTCATCGAACCGGTCAACACGTGCATGAAGGGCATTGAGACCTTGCGCCCGCAGCCGGGAGAGACGGTACTGGTGGTCGGGCAAGGCCCCATCGGGGTCATTCTGGGATTCCTCGCCCAACGATATGGAGCCCGTGTTATAACTTCCGATTTGTACAGTGAGAGGCTTACAATAGCTAAATCGTTTGGGCTCACGTGCACCATTGACGCCTCGAGGCAGGACACGGTGAAACAGGTGCATCAATGGAGCGAGGGCCGCGGGGCCGATGCTGTCGTACTGGCCACGGCTGGCAACAGCTTGATCCCGCTCGGCATGGACGCGGCGCGTCCGGGTGGGCGGGTGATGTTATTCGCCCAGACCGTTCGGGGCGAGGC
This genomic stretch from Terriglobia bacterium harbors:
- a CDS encoding NAD-dependent epimerase/dehydratase family protein, whose translation is MKVFVTGATGFLGSHVARALSQQGADLRLLVRKTSRTDLIDPLNAERVTGDLREPDTLKTAMDGCEMVFHVAADYRLWIPDPDEMYRSNVEGTRTIIRAAQEAGVRRIVYTSTVATMGFTANGRPADEDSPVALADMIGHYKRSKFMAEQVALEAGRSGLDVVVVNPTAPIGEQDIKPTPTGRIVVDFLKKKFPAYVDTGMNLVDVAEVAKGHLLAAEKARPGERYILGGENLTLKQILDKLAAITGLPSPRVKLPYAVALAAGVVDTVVTGRLLRREPRVTLDAVRMGRKKMFASSAKAERELGWKTVAVDGALRRAVEWFRAHGYA
- a CDS encoding zinc-dependent dehydrogenase encodes the protein MTVAAQPVTGTRRDAIPGTMLAAVYHGKGDVRLEAVPVPQAGPGEILIRVHTCGICGTDLKKISTGSHSAPRIFGHETAGIVAAVGDGVTAVTVGDRVMAFHHIPCGECYYCRHKVFAQCAVYKKVGCTAGFEPSGGGFAEYVRVMDWIVRKGVVKIPDGVSYEQASFIEPVNTCMKGIETLRPQPGETVLVVGQGPIGVILGFLAQRYGARVITSDLYSERLTIAKSFGLTCTIDASRQDTVKQVHQWSEGRGADAVVLATAGNSLIPLGMDAARPGGRVMLFAQTVRGEAFIDPAAICVDEKALLGSYSASVDLQEESVRFVFSGEMDLTRLISHRFSLGQAVEALNLAAHPHPDSMKVVIQPGSSWEGN